The DNA window TATAATCACGACATGAACcttcaaaaaatataaatctgtaaaaaaaatgacgtgcACTTTTTCGTCATTTAAACAGGTTTCAAACCCACAGTATTGGATAAGAGTTCGGTTTCCTGGTCTCTGGtcttcttgatttttttcttattatgcTCTCGTCAAGAAGACGGAACTCAGTGGATCGATACTCTAATTTCAGAGTGCTCAAAGggttgaaaatgttgaaagtgAAATTACAGAATCTATCCTCAGGAGACCGAATTCCTATGCAAGCTCGTAGTTTGACGTACATGGCAGCTGCCTGGCAGCGCTGTTAAAGGACGAGTACCAGCGCAATCCGATACTGCGCATCTCTACATCTGGGTAATAATCCATCCGAGAAAGGTCTTCCGGTCTTCAGACGTTTGTTTCCTTCTGAAGAGAAAGGACTATGGAAGGTACAGAAAAAGTGTGCGCTGAAAAGTGTAGCAAAGATTCAAAGAGCAGCTCGAAGTTATGCgaggtaaataaataattaatttgatgtataaatgttttttaaaattcacaattacGTGAATACCATTTATAGAATAAGATATAAGAATATAACATTTAATATGATGTAGTATCTGAATAATcatagcaataataatttaaccGTGCTAGAGTGGTCAACGACAGAGTGACAGTAACGTTAGCGGACATCTaacaattgttgtattttaaattaaataaattaagtatcgatagaaaaaaatattggaacatgcatgtattaaaaatttttagaaatctTCGTATCCATAAttttagataaatttttaaatgaaacttCTATAGTTgcctttatatatatatatatacatataggtgcGTTTTTGTGTAAATCGAATAAGCGAGAGTCCCTATGTAGAAAAACAGACACTATTTGGGGAGGAGAAAGCACCATGTATTGATTTCTTACGCACGTCACTCGTGAGGGTGCGCGATTTGCGACGGGGTAACGAGCCCGAGGGTGAGGGGGAAGGACAATTTGGAGGATTCACGCGCAAACGTGTCGCGTCGAAAGGACGATAGTTGAAAGGAAGGGATTGCTGTCTCACTCTTATACACGCTTCTTATGGACATTGGGGCGCCAGCGGACCAATGGATGATACAACAAGTGCTATTGCCAAAATGGTATACAACAATTATACTAACGATTCTTGAGATGAACTAGTGAagggtaggaaaaaaaaaaaaaaaacaaatacacaAACGACTCGGAAGATTCGCTTCTGTCGCGGTCACTCAACGCACTCATTTTTCATTAGCATCTAACTTGTTcgtgaaaagaagaattttGTCAGATGTCTGCCAACTTTAGAGTCGTAACAACAAATATGTATGAATAATATCAACAAGTGTTATATTATAATAGCTATATTGCTTATGTTATTTTTATAGTATCATTTTGACGATAGTCAATTTGAAAGCCAGTGGCAAGTAAATTGCCGAAACTTGACTCCGAATGCTATTCCAACAATTTCTGCTGGCAGTAACGATAGCTTATCGTCAAATAAACAGGAAGTAAATAGTAAGtccaatttcaaattattccgCATGGAGAAGATTatcttttataaaaaattaatttacttatttattattaataggTCCAGGAGAAACTGCAATCGTTGATAAgcttgttgaaaatttgattccgGCAAAGTTAAATGATATGAGATATGACAACGATGATGGTTAGCAAATTTGCAAGATGAAGGGAACAAGCAAATGAAAACAAGCATAACCGATGGACCGATGAATAATTCTGATATGCAAGATACAACATTCCATACTTCTGAAAATAGCACAATTCGACaaacgaatgaaatgaaacatttGAAATTACAACCGAATGCTATTACAACGATGTGTGTCGACGTCAAAGGTAGCTCGACAGCGTTAAGAAATCAGGAAGTAAACAGTAAGtcttatttcaaattatttcacatgAAGCAGATTatcttttataaaaaattaatttaattattcatcatCGATAGGTCCAGAAGAAAATGCGATCGTTGATAAGCCTGCTGAGAATTTAGTTCCGGAAAAGTTAAATGATACGAGATATGACAATGATGATGGAATAGCAAGTTCCCAAGATGAAGGGGACCAATCAGTGCAAATGGAAACAAGCATAACCGATGGACCGATGAATAATTCTGACACACAAGCCACAAGATTCCATAGTTTTGAAAATGGCACAATTCGACAagcgaatgaaataaaacgtTTGAAACTACAATTGAAGCAAGAGCGGCTGAAGAATCATACTTATAAATTAAAGTATAAGATAACAAAACAGTTGGCTCTAAAATCAGTTCAGcgatttaaattttacaaaaacaattattttattttgttacgtGAAAAGGAGGTGCGTAACAACCGCAATCGAGCACCGGTGTATTTTAGAGCTTACTGTGACTGTGATTGTGACTTAAAACTTCCGCGTATGCCATATCCGATACCCAGGTGTGTACATACTGAAGATCGCGATGCATACatgaaattattgaatgaGTGAAGGACGTACAAATAGATGTTAATTTCctcaaaattgaaatgtctCTTCTGAAAAATGGCCAAACAGCAAAAATGGCAAGACAGGAAAGTAATGAGAAGAGGATGGCGCATATGGAAGAGAAACTGAATCACGTGGATACGGTAGACCGATCAAGTAATGTGATCTTATACAACGTCACGGAGAGCGATGAACTGAATAAAATTCTGCTAACAGATTGTAAACCAAAGGAGTATCTTGTGTATCTATTATGCTTTATTCAACAGCATCGCCACTTGTGGGTTTATTGGATGGGTTCTTGTCTATAAAAGTAATATAACAGAGTTGTGTAATTTACAAAAGCGTCTACttaagaatattgaaaaattcaaaaataatgaaCATGCGAATGAAATACCAGTAGGAATAAGGGAAACTTATGTTTCGCAATGTCTGGAATATAACTGGAAAATGAAAGACTTGAAAGTAGCAGATCAATCACAAGGTATAAAGGCTCGACGTTACAAGTGGAACTGAAAATaggaaagaaatttcatcgatatcaggcaatttggaatttcaatcatttacCAATAGAAATTAAAAGTGAACAAacttttctaaaaaaaattatttatcaatataCCCGTAACAATATACACCAGTAATCTTTCGAGATGGATCaaaattcttattttgtaatttttttttgttttttacataATACTTTCCCTTACTGTCTTTCTTTAAATCAGGCTTCCGCAGAGGTTATCTTATCCTACAGCGAAGTATATTGAATGTACTTTGTACTTCCTGAGTACTTTACTTTGTTACGCCCACAGCACGTAACTACTATACTGTAAATGTAATTGATTGTGAATAAATAtgccgatgaaaaaaaaaaaaaaaggaaaaagacaTCCAGAAAATTTTAGCCGACAGCGGAGTTAGTTAACGTTCCGGAGGGTCTGACCGGTTCCGGATAAATTGTTCCTAGAGGGTCAGACCCTCCTTATGGAGAAAATACAGTCCTTACTGAACACCACTGAAAATCGAATTGCTGGAAATGGTGCCGAAGAAAACTCTGAGCAGATAGGCATAAGCCCGAACCGTATTTTCGCAAGCAATTCAAGAAAACTCTGCAGTCTCTATTTCTACGGCACCGAACCTTCACCCACCCTGAGATCGTACTTACGGGGGGAGATATATTTAGCGAAAAAAAGGCCATTTTTTGTCAGAAAATTCAGCGCTTTTGTTTCAAACCGTAACATTTCGAGGGTTTTATAAGTTCATGTTTTGCATTTGAGTGTTATTGAAAGGAAAATCTGTGTTTATTTACTTTCAGATTGATCTAGCCAACGCCACACGTCCGTAGACTTATCGCTGCAAGTCGCAGTCCGTGCCATACctccgccattttgaaagacgaaattttttttatacctatatacaatCTCAAAGGTATAAGCAATATGAAAATACCAAAAAgctaaaaaatgttgaataagTTTTTACTTGTTAAAAAGAATCATGAAATTCAGCGATTCTTCCCTCGCCTAAGTATATCTCGCCTCCCTTAACAAGAGGAAAGTCAAACCGAATCGGATTCGTCTCTTCTGAAGCCTACTCGATCTACTAAAAACGCGGCTCCGgggaaaagcaaaaaataGCAATAGTCACGCATTCTTCAATACAAACCGATAAGGAAGTTCATGTGATTTTCTGGAACTCGAGTGTCCTGAGTAATGTTGCGGGACTGGAAAACAGCACATCGAACGATAGCACACCGTGTTTATGTGAAACCGGATGTTGCGAAGAATCCTTCATCGCTCTGTTGTTTTAAAACAAAGGAACGTCGTTCATCGAAGTTACCGGACAGGTAAATAGGGGCAGAGCTCTAAAGGCGGGATCGCAGCAATGACACTTATCGGATGCGTGTTTGCTTGTATCGCTGAACCATAATTAATTACACTTGTGAAAGGGTTTGTTTTAGTGCACAGTTGAACAAGCATAATGTGCAAAAGCTGTGGGATCGTGGGCTGTGCGTATTATAAAACGGAACACCCAGATCTACGCAAGGTAAACactttatgattttttttagcaatGGAACAGTGTTTTACAGAATGTACAAAatggcgaaaaaaataatagtgtTTATGAAACTGCAGTCAAAGCTATCCACGCCGATATACGGCAACCAAATTCTaacttgtcaatttttcaagcaGTCTTTGCTCTATTCACAAATACACCGCAATGGCTGAATGTATAGACTATATGGGCAAAAATTGAAACCCGGGAAACTGAAAAACttagcagaaaaaaaagaaaactaacAAAATTTCGCCCAACAAaacattataattttcattcataattaGAATAAACTGTTTCATATTTCGACTGTGATTGTCAGTAAAggatatcattattattattactattaacattattattaagatgttatttttttctcagttaaaatattgtatgaCTCGTAACCTTTCTGATCCGACTTTGAAATTACCACCGTTCTACGACGAACGCGCCATTTGTTGGATCTTCCGCGAACGAAGGTAACATAATCACGGACCGGGTTTCTCCTATTTTTTCTATCTCCGTGACCGAGAGATTGAGGTTAACCTCAAAATCTGTCGAGTCCTCGTGTTTGAAACACAGTTTGACATTAGAGACTGATCAACAACAAATCTTTAACCGAATAAAATGGCTCAAGGAAAGTTGAAGATTAAAGCAAAACTGCCAGCTTCCGCTAAGCCAAAGGGCGGCGGTaacaagaataataacaataacaaaggTCGACCGATACAGCGCAGAGGAAGTAAGGCTATAACGACGAATCTGTAAATGTTTTACGTATTTATGTACGAACGCGCTTGACTTGAATGTAATTAGTAATTATTGAAGTGCTCGGTACCATTTATCGATGACAATTATCCGAATTCTCATGCGTTAAGTTTTCTAAATCCCAAAAGAGACAATTGTCTTGCCTATCGATCGAGGGGCTATTGTAGAACACTCTTGGGTGTACTCGCTACTTACTACCTATTTATCCAAAGATTTGTCGGTGAATATCGGGGAGTACCCACGAGTACCGGTGAGTACCAACAAGTCTTTGGATAGATAAGGCACAGTAAGTTGTCAAATAAGGTAGGAGGAAGCTAATATACTCGAGAGTGAATAGCTCCTCGCTACGTATAACAATCACTATCAATTTTACCTCAGCCATGTACAACCTAATCGATGATATTTGTTTACAAATTAAGATGCGCCGGTACGTCCAAAGAAAGCAAAATTCGAGGAACAGaataaactgaagaaaatcATATCGAAAACGGTGAACAAAGCGATGGAACAAGAGTTGAGGCAAAGAGCACTCGGAGGTAAACAATCTCTGACAAAGAAAGAACCGGCTTCGTCGTCAAGCGGacagaaaaaataacagtAAATAATTCACTCTCTCTTTAATCATGGACAatttacttgaaataaaaatggtgtACGCAATTTCATTGAGAGGTCGTAAAATCGTGTCATTCAAttcaatggaaaaatttccgCTGTAGCTGCATTGAGACTTGTTTttaaaagtatcgattttctTACTTGTCGAAGTAATAACTCTTTATTCATAACATGTCCCAcggtataattattgttatattattatattaatatgtagttgtataatataattttcatatttactGGCAGTTACTTTTTGCACGTCACGTTCTACGCAAcgtacatttcttttttttttttcatttcaatttgtcGATGTCTGttgtaaaaagaaagataaagaaCCTGTATATAAATAGTTGATATTTcataacatacatatatatgcattttttgatatttcgcAGTCAATTCTTTCTTTCCAATATTAACAGTAATCGTAATACtagtaataagaataatattaaAGTGGTGTTACAATAGTAAAATGTAGCACTGGATACAGTCGATGGCACTGTagtttaaataatattaaagaATATGGCAATCGTGTGTAAGCTGAAACGCTACAGAGGAACacacagaaaatgaaaaacgaaaaaaatcgtgctacacaagaaaacaaaaaaaaaaactattaaaTGCAATGACGGTAAATACAATCGGAAtgaattcaacaattttcacgtaaaattattatttcattcctCAGTTCGATAACAGTAGCGTGAACTTATCGAAAATTGTTCCTACATTTTGGTATGcgtatgaaattttgattatgCTGTTgaaatcatatatatatatatatatatacttttgtatatatgtatgttctttaattttatttttttctgttatcaACTCTAGAATctgaatttataaaaactatATCAATTATCGTTCAAATGTTTTTACATGACTATCATACAAGTTTTTCCCGCGCCTATTATGATTCCGCGCCAAGCGCGTCTcttaacaatatatatattatatgctCTCTATAGTTCATACGTAATACTCTGGTTTtcgttttaataaaaaatcacattaGCTGATGCGCTCTAGCTGCAGGCTTTTGGTTTTACTGCTCGTAAGCATCTGTATCATCTTTcttctaattgtaagtacaTATGATAATCATCGGCCCATGTTCGTGGTTTCTCATCGTTTTTTGCTTGTGCTCTTATGGTGATGCGAcctggagaaaaaaagattaataaaaatgaaatgacaAGCTACGAGTTAAACTCAATGCCAATATTCAAACGGCACTCACAACTAGGAGATGTCCACTTTCTCTGTTCTTGCTTATCGCCGGAGTATTTCCTGTTCTGAATTCTATCGTACCTTCCTTGCCACTGACTAGTTTGTGGGAAAGTCTGAAACGGTATATTCGATATTTAAGTAACCGTTACTGGTTGCCAGAAATTGTTGCAGGATCCTTCGCTC is part of the Neodiprion virginianus isolate iyNeoVirg1 chromosome 5, iyNeoVirg1.1, whole genome shotgun sequence genome and encodes:
- the LOC124304371 gene encoding uncharacterized protein LOC124304371 translates to MAQGKLKIKAKLPASAKPKGGGNKNNNNNKGRPIQRRGNAPVRPKKAKFEEQNKLKKIISKTVNKAMEQELRQRALGGKQSLTKKEPASSSSGQKK